The following proteins come from a genomic window of Microbacterium sp. SY138:
- a CDS encoding bifunctional 4-hydroxy-2-oxoglutarate aldolase/2-dehydro-3-deoxy-phosphogluconate aldolase, giving the protein MTGPTGNMMDNSGFDAIFGGTRLMAILRGMGAERSLALSTTAWNLGIDVVELPIQTPDDVEALRVVAAAGRTRGKAVGAGTVVSAEHVAQALSAGATFTVSPGLDLDVVRASHEAGMLSLPGVATASEVQSATSAGLTWLKAFPASVLGPQWLTAMNGPFPQARFVTTGGMNAVNAAEYLDAGAHVVAVGSALEDPAQLPQLAALLGAGARR; this is encoded by the coding sequence ATGACGGGACCGACAGGGAACATGATGGACAACTCCGGCTTTGATGCGATCTTCGGTGGCACGCGCCTGATGGCGATCCTGCGTGGCATGGGGGCGGAGCGCAGCCTCGCCCTGTCGACCACCGCGTGGAACCTCGGGATCGACGTCGTAGAACTCCCCATCCAGACCCCCGACGACGTCGAGGCGCTGCGCGTGGTCGCCGCCGCCGGACGCACGCGTGGCAAGGCCGTCGGCGCCGGCACTGTGGTCTCGGCCGAGCATGTCGCGCAGGCGCTCTCCGCCGGCGCCACGTTCACCGTCAGCCCCGGGCTCGATCTCGACGTCGTGCGCGCCTCGCACGAGGCCGGAATGCTCAGCCTTCCCGGTGTCGCCACGGCCAGCGAGGTGCAATCCGCCACTTCCGCGGGACTCACCTGGCTCAAGGCCTTCCCCGCGTCGGTACTCGGTCCGCAGTGGCTCACGGCGATGAACGGCCCCTTCCCCCAGGCACGATTCGTGACCACGGGTGGCATGAACGCGGTCAACGCCGCCGAGTACCTCGACGCCGGCGCCCATGTCGTCGCCGTCGGCTCGGCGCTGGAAGACCCCGCGCAGCTGCCGCAGCTCGCCGCGCTGCTCGGTGCGGGCGCGCGGCGATGA
- a CDS encoding PAS domain-containing protein: MSTSTTAENAVAALADDLARETYESAEEVLRLYRPVLRALATAAGPTVEVVLHNLDGTDVDLGHTIMAIENGHVTGRAVGGPSTSLGLDVLKDRRGNHDAFGYTGYTSDGRELRCSSVYFHNGAGDIIASLCVNVDLSPLLLARKTLDALLPAPVPANAPKEHFGADLVSVMDSMITEAIREIGRPLESMSRDDKITVLERLDQRGATQMRKSVEAIAKRLGISRVTAYSYLEEARTR; this comes from the coding sequence ATGTCGACATCGACGACAGCAGAGAACGCGGTTGCAGCCCTGGCCGATGATCTCGCACGGGAGACGTACGAGAGTGCAGAAGAGGTCCTCCGCCTCTATCGACCCGTGCTCCGTGCCCTCGCCACTGCGGCCGGACCGACCGTCGAAGTCGTGCTCCACAATCTCGACGGCACCGACGTCGACCTGGGTCACACGATCATGGCCATCGAGAACGGGCACGTCACCGGGCGCGCTGTCGGGGGCCCCTCGACCTCTCTCGGTCTGGACGTGCTCAAGGACCGCCGGGGGAACCACGACGCCTTCGGCTACACCGGCTACACCAGCGACGGGCGGGAGCTGCGCTGTTCCTCGGTCTACTTCCACAATGGCGCCGGCGACATCATCGCGTCGCTGTGCGTGAATGTCGACCTCAGCCCGCTGCTCCTCGCCCGCAAGACGCTCGACGCGCTCCTCCCGGCGCCCGTACCCGCGAACGCTCCGAAGGAGCACTTCGGCGCCGACCTCGTGTCGGTGATGGATTCGATGATCACCGAAGCCATCCGCGAGATCGGGCGACCCCTCGAGAGCATGTCGCGCGATGACAAGATCACCGTGCTGGAGCGGCTGGATCAGCGTGGTGCCACACAGATGCGCAAGTCGGTGGAGGCCATCGCCAAGCGCCTGGGCATCTCCCGGGTGACCGCATACTCCTACCTCGAAGAGGCCAGAACGCGATGA
- a CDS encoding MFS transporter codes for MATVASSGLTPKQRKTIAGGAIGTLIEYYDYYLYGLAAAAVFPAVFFSSNDPVIAQLSSFATFAVGFFLRPVGGIIWGIVGDRRGRKVVLMSTVIGMGVATTGIGLIPSDQMIGIAAPLLLLFFRLCQGFFVGGEMGGAATMVVEAAPTGKRGLYGAFLISGAGVANVVSGGLMAGLGLTPESWFLQWGWRIPFVFSIVLAIAAVLLRRQLEESEAFTDTQTLLLATTGKKPNPLIEVFRHPKNAIMGILIGLPQSIAGYVILTYGLAFIVSNQQLPAWMGFAGTMLVGLLQIVVAPLWGAISDRIGRRTVYIIGCLGFAAMVYPAFMMFSTGNMWLIWLGQILGFVIFGVAMQATLSTMLVEMFDPEARTTGVNIGYQISNTLGGGLAPLICTALVAAAGGAFWPVVVYAAVIAVVGVIATLVASVQPDVEGAGRLHELKTSTPVKTR; via the coding sequence ATGGCCACTGTCGCCTCATCTGGCCTGACCCCGAAGCAGCGCAAGACGATCGCCGGTGGGGCGATCGGAACGCTGATCGAGTACTACGACTACTACCTCTACGGCCTCGCGGCTGCGGCAGTGTTCCCCGCGGTGTTCTTCTCCTCGAACGACCCCGTCATCGCCCAGCTGTCGTCGTTCGCGACCTTCGCCGTCGGATTCTTCCTCCGTCCGGTCGGCGGCATCATCTGGGGTATCGTCGGCGACCGCCGGGGCCGCAAGGTCGTTCTCATGAGCACGGTCATCGGCATGGGGGTAGCGACCACGGGCATCGGCCTGATCCCTTCCGACCAGATGATCGGCATCGCTGCACCGCTGCTGCTGTTGTTCTTCCGGCTCTGCCAGGGCTTCTTCGTCGGCGGCGAGATGGGCGGTGCGGCCACGATGGTCGTCGAAGCCGCGCCGACCGGCAAGCGGGGGCTCTACGGAGCCTTCCTCATCAGCGGTGCGGGTGTCGCCAACGTGGTCTCGGGCGGTCTGATGGCAGGTCTCGGGCTCACGCCGGAATCGTGGTTCCTGCAGTGGGGGTGGCGCATCCCGTTCGTCTTCTCGATCGTGCTCGCGATCGCGGCAGTGCTGCTTCGTCGCCAGCTCGAGGAGTCTGAGGCGTTCACCGACACGCAGACGCTTCTCCTCGCCACCACGGGCAAGAAGCCCAACCCGCTCATCGAGGTCTTCCGTCACCCGAAGAACGCGATCATGGGCATCCTCATCGGGTTGCCGCAGTCGATCGCCGGCTACGTCATCCTCACGTACGGTCTGGCGTTCATCGTGTCGAACCAGCAGCTGCCGGCCTGGATGGGGTTCGCCGGCACCATGCTCGTGGGTCTGCTGCAGATCGTCGTCGCTCCGCTGTGGGGTGCGATCTCCGATCGCATCGGCAGGCGGACGGTCTACATCATCGGCTGTCTCGGCTTCGCGGCCATGGTCTATCCGGCCTTCATGATGTTCAGCACGGGGAACATGTGGCTGATCTGGCTCGGACAGATCCTCGGGTTCGTCATCTTCGGCGTTGCGATGCAGGCGACCCTCTCGACGATGCTCGTGGAGATGTTCGATCCGGAGGCTCGGACGACAGGCGTGAACATCGGCTACCAGATCTCCAACACCCTCGGCGGCGGCCTCGCCCCGCTGATCTGCACGGCACTGGTGGCGGCTGCCGGAGGCGCCTTCTGGCCGGTCGTCGTGTACGCGGCGGTGATCGCGGTGGTCGGTGTGATCGCCACACTGGTCGCCTCGGTCCAGCCCGATGTCGAGGGTGCGGGGCGCCTGCACGAGCTGAAGACGAGCACGCCGGTGAAGACGCGATGA
- a CDS encoding amino acid aldolase — translation MTMDDAGVLSARDKGLPGRAAGLTVTEFLATAPRLEEFWTPLIVLDDAAMTANVATMAQWCAERGLALMPHGKTTMAPALWKRQRDAGALGITFATMGQVRTARDLGVDSVMLANAAVDRPALAWLAQELADPGFRFVSWADSVATVETMEAALLSTATPRPVDVCVELGGEGGRTGARSIAEAVRVAERIAASSVLRLAGVAGYEGSLAHDRSPAALAAVRAYLQSQLELHSAITPLYDAGELFVTAGGSAYFDVVADVWGTTARDDRTHFTLRSGAYIVHDDGFYRGISPFDEGAVQAEDSPRFLNAMHAIARVVSAPEPGLALVDAGKRDLPYDEGLPIPRSWSRGVAGPWQPLHGEVSAMNDQHSYVRSEQSLAIGSVVRLGLSHPCTAFDKWRVLPVVESAGSDVVTGLVRTYF, via the coding sequence ATGACGATGGATGACGCAGGAGTGCTCTCCGCGCGCGACAAGGGCCTACCTGGGCGTGCGGCCGGACTGACGGTGACGGAATTCCTCGCGACAGCCCCACGACTCGAGGAGTTCTGGACTCCGCTGATCGTGCTCGACGACGCAGCGATGACGGCGAACGTCGCCACGATGGCGCAGTGGTGCGCGGAGCGCGGCCTCGCCCTCATGCCCCACGGCAAGACCACCATGGCGCCTGCGCTGTGGAAGCGGCAGAGGGATGCGGGCGCGCTCGGCATCACCTTCGCGACCATGGGGCAGGTTCGTACCGCCCGCGATCTGGGCGTCGATTCGGTGATGCTCGCGAACGCCGCCGTCGATCGGCCGGCGCTGGCGTGGCTGGCGCAGGAGCTGGCGGATCCGGGTTTCCGGTTCGTGAGCTGGGCCGATTCGGTTGCGACGGTCGAGACGATGGAGGCGGCTCTGCTCTCCACCGCGACACCGCGCCCGGTCGACGTCTGCGTCGAGCTCGGCGGCGAAGGGGGTCGGACGGGTGCGCGGTCGATCGCGGAGGCCGTGCGTGTGGCTGAGCGCATCGCCGCATCCTCCGTGCTGCGCCTCGCCGGAGTGGCCGGATACGAGGGGAGCCTCGCGCACGATCGCTCCCCCGCGGCTCTCGCGGCCGTCCGCGCGTACCTGCAGTCCCAGCTCGAACTGCACTCCGCGATCACGCCTCTCTACGACGCCGGCGAGCTCTTCGTGACCGCCGGCGGCAGTGCCTACTTCGATGTCGTCGCTGACGTCTGGGGGACGACCGCGCGCGATGACCGTACGCATTTCACCCTTCGCTCCGGCGCCTACATCGTGCATGACGATGGTTTCTATCGAGGCATCTCGCCGTTCGATGAGGGGGCAGTGCAGGCGGAAGACTCTCCTCGATTCCTGAACGCGATGCACGCGATCGCGCGCGTCGTGTCGGCGCCGGAACCGGGACTGGCTCTCGTCGACGCCGGGAAGCGAGACCTGCCCTACGACGAAGGTCTGCCGATCCCGCGCTCCTGGTCCAGAGGTGTCGCCGGGCCCTGGCAGCCGCTGCACGGCGAGGTCTCGGCGATGAACGATCAGCACTCGTACGTCCGCTCGGAGCAGTCTCTCGCGATCGGCTCGGTCGTTCGTCTCGGGCTGTCGCACCCCTGCACCGCCTTCGACAAGTGGCGCGTGCTGCCGGTCGTCGAGTCCGCCGGATCCGACGTCGTGACCGGCCTCGTCCGCACCTACTTCTGA